From a single Streptomyces sp. NBC_00237 genomic region:
- a CDS encoding DUF2267 domain-containing protein has product MYDQPRTNPSPTALTFDQMLDHVRREGAYPTRERAAEVTHQVLAALGRQLTGDERVDLAQRLPLEAALTFTGQIPAREQLTGWGFVKDLASRTTTTPAVARWNAGAILTVIARLAGPDLLARVLRQLPAGYALLFGQAELRQPQPAA; this is encoded by the coding sequence ATGTACGACCAGCCCCGTACGAACCCGTCCCCGACGGCTCTGACGTTCGACCAGATGCTGGATCACGTACGGCGCGAAGGCGCGTACCCCACCCGCGAACGTGCGGCCGAGGTCACCCATCAGGTCCTGGCCGCCCTCGGCCGCCAGCTCACCGGTGACGAACGCGTCGACCTCGCCCAACGCCTGCCCCTCGAAGCCGCGCTGACCTTCACCGGGCAGATCCCCGCCCGCGAGCAGCTCACCGGGTGGGGCTTCGTCAAGGATCTGGCCTCCCGCACCACGACCACCCCCGCCGTCGCCCGCTGGAACGCCGGCGCCATCCTCACCGTCATCGCCCGCCTGGCCGGACCCGACCTCCTGGCCCGTGTCCTGCGCCAACTGCCCGCCGGTTACGCCCTCCTCTTCGGCCAGGCCGAACTCCGCCAGCCCCAGCCCGCCGCCTGA
- a CDS encoding Hsp20/alpha crystallin family protein, with the protein MLMRTDPFREMDRIVQQLSGATGTWTKPTVMPMDAYRDGDMYVIAFDLPGVNSEAIDIDVERNMLTVKAERRPAEKSDGIQMELSERPLGVFSRQVMLADTLETERIEASYEAGVLSLRIPIAERAKPRKITISSTSERRQISS; encoded by the coding sequence ATGTTGATGCGCACTGACCCGTTCCGCGAGATGGACCGCATCGTCCAGCAGCTGTCGGGGGCCACGGGCACGTGGACGAAGCCGACCGTGATGCCCATGGACGCCTACCGCGACGGCGACATGTACGTGATCGCTTTCGATCTCCCCGGTGTGAACTCCGAGGCGATCGACATCGACGTCGAGCGCAACATGCTGACCGTGAAGGCCGAGCGCAGGCCCGCGGAGAAGTCCGACGGCATCCAGATGGAACTCTCCGAGCGGCCCCTCGGCGTCTTCTCCCGCCAGGTCATGCTGGCCGACACGCTGGAGACCGAGCGCATCGAAGCTTCCTACGAAGCCGGTGTCCTGAGCCTCCGCATCCCGATCGCCGAACGCGCCAAGCCACGCAAGATCACCATCAGCAGCACCTCCGAGCGCCGGCAGATCTCCAGCTGA
- a CDS encoding HSP18 transcriptional regulator, producing the protein MTDPTPPVGAAHLPAVSAALDTISRALDDAQQPAESAGATTGSGPHPALAALLLLREIREQLAGWESGLIETARGQGASWADLAGPLGVASRQAAERRYLRGRPGTAGSTGEQRVQATRDSRAAERTVTAWARDNAADLRRLAAQVTALPDLPDSAANALSRLNDALADNDPAHLIGPLTDTRPHLRPQDTELTERLDALTHHTDRLRRNTHQQRNT; encoded by the coding sequence ATGACCGACCCCACCCCGCCGGTCGGCGCGGCGCACCTGCCCGCCGTCAGCGCGGCACTCGACACCATCAGCCGGGCCCTCGACGACGCCCAGCAACCGGCGGAAAGCGCCGGTGCCACCACCGGCTCCGGCCCGCACCCGGCGCTGGCCGCACTTCTGCTCCTTCGGGAGATCCGCGAACAGCTCGCCGGCTGGGAGAGCGGCCTGATCGAAACCGCCCGAGGCCAGGGGGCCAGCTGGGCCGACCTCGCCGGTCCCCTCGGAGTAGCCAGCCGGCAGGCCGCCGAGCGCCGCTACCTGCGCGGACGCCCCGGTACGGCCGGAAGCACCGGCGAACAACGCGTCCAGGCCACCCGCGACAGCCGCGCCGCCGAACGCACCGTCACCGCCTGGGCCCGCGACAACGCCGCAGACCTGCGTCGCCTCGCCGCCCAGGTCACCGCCCTGCCGGACCTCCCCGACAGTGCCGCGAACGCCCTCAGCCGCCTGAACGACGCCCTCGCCGACAACGACCCCGCCCACCTCATCGGCCCCCTCACGGACACCCGCCCCCATCTGCGTCCCCAGGACACCGAACTCACCGAACGACTCGACGCGCTCACCCATCACACCGACCGGCTCCGCCGCAACACCCATCAGCAGCGCAACACTTGA
- a CDS encoding NAD(P)H-dependent oxidoreductase: MSPTQELILVRMRVGAYLAHPRPGSFNHALFDTIVADLRAVDCEVVTHDLYAEGFGPVLRADETETVDAAGLSQDPDVALHQRELATLDALVFVHPNWWGMPPAILAGWLQRVLVPGVAYKLGTADGEPVGLLKAGRALVLNTSDTPEARERDEFGDPLERIWSACVLPYTGVTEVRRVVFRTVTDSTAKERDSWLERVRTEAHWLTSR, translated from the coding sequence GTGAGTCCTACACAGGAGTTGATTCTCGTGCGCATGCGCGTCGGCGCGTATCTCGCTCATCCGCGTCCCGGCAGTTTCAATCACGCTCTTTTTGACACGATCGTCGCTGACCTGCGGGCTGTGGACTGCGAGGTGGTCACGCACGATCTCTACGCGGAGGGCTTTGGCCCGGTCCTGCGGGCGGACGAGACGGAGACGGTCGACGCAGCCGGGCTCTCCCAGGATCCCGATGTCGCCCTGCACCAGAGGGAGTTGGCGACTCTCGATGCGCTCGTCTTCGTGCACCCCAACTGGTGGGGGATGCCGCCCGCCATTCTCGCGGGCTGGCTCCAGCGGGTCCTGGTCCCGGGAGTCGCGTACAAGCTGGGTACGGCGGACGGGGAGCCGGTCGGCCTTCTGAAAGCGGGCCGTGCGCTGGTCCTGAACACCTCGGACACGCCGGAAGCCCGGGAGCGGGACGAGTTCGGCGACCCGCTGGAGCGCATCTGGTCGGCGTGCGTGCTGCCGTACACGGGAGTGACGGAGGTCCGGCGGGTGGTGTTCCGCACGGTCACGGACTCAACGGCCAAGGAGCGAGACAGCTGGCTGGAGCGAGTGCGCACAGAGGCGCACTGGCTCACGAGTAGGTAG
- a CDS encoding alpha/beta hydrolase: MRRSSSRSGSRNRSWPGLLLGVTATLAPALTVSTATAAPPSAPSVASSPAAQRALERYVQQKPQWKRCAANSPVEFECATIKVPLDYRRPGGKQIDLAVSRIRSTAPDKRHGVLLSNPGGPGMKGRYQPMILRGKLPEAALQKFDLIGFDPRGVGRSSPISCGLGPEEEEWLRPYKEKTFDADVAWARDVAHKCKEKAGDLLPHLTTRNTARDMDLLRAILGEKKISYLGTSYGTYLGAVYTQLFPGRADRFVLDSAVDPARAWRGMIQWWAEGAEPAFDRWTEWAAGRAEKYGLGDTSKEVGRTLWDLVAQADEKPIVVEGKPVTGDGIRSGMREAAFTPQAASEAVVELKKAAAGKPASAKRLTAFSGSAFGGSQRAGSEKAGSERAVAEGTLTAAEAEVPSDNVMASLFAVVCGDNSAAWSRDPESYRRDAIRDRGRYPLFGDFASGIKPCAFWGTSVEPATVVNNRVGSLIVQNEWDPQTPLPSGQALHTDLKGSKMVTVLGGEGHGIYPNGNACTDGTVNEYLLTGRLPAKDVTCRATADSNAKAQKNQKQGVLPEAAFPGRAPDRFGVRSQHPRLHAP; this comes from the coding sequence GTGCGTCGAAGCAGCAGCAGAAGTGGAAGCCGCAACAGGAGTTGGCCCGGTCTCCTTCTCGGTGTCACGGCAACACTGGCTCCCGCGCTCACCGTCTCGACGGCCACCGCGGCTCCGCCCTCCGCCCCGTCGGTCGCCTCCTCGCCCGCTGCCCAGCGTGCGCTGGAGCGCTACGTACAGCAGAAGCCGCAGTGGAAGCGGTGTGCGGCGAACTCCCCGGTGGAGTTCGAGTGCGCCACGATCAAGGTTCCGCTGGACTACCGGAGGCCCGGAGGAAAACAAATCGATCTGGCGGTGTCCCGGATCAGGAGTACCGCGCCCGACAAGCGGCACGGTGTCCTGCTCTCCAATCCCGGCGGCCCGGGAATGAAGGGGCGCTACCAGCCGATGATCCTCCGGGGCAAGCTCCCGGAGGCCGCGCTCCAGAAGTTCGACCTCATCGGTTTCGACCCGCGCGGTGTGGGACGGAGCAGCCCCATCTCCTGCGGTCTCGGGCCGGAGGAGGAGGAATGGCTGCGGCCGTACAAGGAGAAGACCTTCGATGCGGACGTCGCCTGGGCGCGCGATGTCGCGCACAAGTGCAAGGAGAAGGCGGGTGATCTGCTTCCGCACCTCACCACGCGCAACACCGCGCGCGACATGGATCTGCTGCGGGCGATCCTCGGCGAGAAGAAGATCTCGTACCTGGGCACCTCGTACGGCACCTACCTCGGTGCTGTCTACACCCAGCTCTTCCCTGGCCGGGCCGACCGTTTCGTACTGGACAGCGCGGTCGATCCGGCTCGTGCCTGGCGGGGGATGATCCAGTGGTGGGCGGAGGGTGCCGAGCCCGCGTTCGACCGGTGGACCGAGTGGGCCGCCGGGCGTGCGGAGAAGTACGGTCTCGGTGACACTTCGAAGGAGGTTGGCCGGACCCTGTGGGACCTGGTCGCGCAGGCCGACGAGAAGCCCATCGTGGTGGAGGGGAAGCCGGTCACCGGTGACGGCATCCGAAGCGGTATGCGCGAGGCGGCCTTCACCCCGCAGGCCGCCTCCGAAGCGGTCGTGGAGCTGAAGAAGGCCGCGGCAGGCAAGCCCGCTTCCGCGAAGAGGCTCACGGCTTTCAGCGGATCGGCTTTCGGCGGATCGCAGAGGGCAGGATCAGAGAAGGCGGGATCGGAGAGGGCCGTAGCGGAAGGCACCCTCACGGCGGCCGAGGCCGAGGTGCCGTCCGACAACGTGATGGCGAGTCTCTTCGCGGTGGTGTGCGGCGACAACTCGGCCGCCTGGTCCCGCGATCCGGAGAGTTACCGGCGGGACGCCATCCGGGACAGGGGCCGCTACCCGCTCTTCGGTGACTTCGCTTCCGGCATCAAACCCTGTGCGTTCTGGGGCACTTCCGTGGAACCGGCGACTGTGGTGAACAACAGGGTCGGCTCCCTGATCGTCCAGAACGAGTGGGACCCGCAGACCCCGCTGCCCAGCGGCCAGGCCCTGCACACGGACCTGAAGGGATCCAAAATGGTCACCGTCCTCGGCGGCGAGGGCCATGGCATCTACCCCAACGGCAATGCCTGCACGGACGGCACGGTCAACGAGTACCTGCTCACCGGCAGGCTCCCGGCGAAGGACGTGACCTGCCGGGCGACGGCCGATTCGAACGCCAAGGCTCAGAAGAACCAGAAACAGGGTGTGCTGCCGGAGGCCGCGTTTCCAGGTCGAGCCCCGGACCGCTTCGGAGTCCGGTCGCAACACCCACGGCTGCACGCCCCCTAA